In Brassica rapa cultivar Chiifu-401-42 chromosome A06, CAAS_Brap_v3.01, whole genome shotgun sequence, a single window of DNA contains:
- the LOC103827992 gene encoding transcription initiation factor TFIID subunit 4b isoform X3 has product MDPSIFKLLEEDEDESMHSGADVDAFQAALNRDIEGSASLPTVQGNSQSPTEQFTTWTNGIRDSTINLHTQMKEQLQGSRVENQHQRADESHSQDLLHQAGQRWENPSQVPHPTEKNLTGNQVSESQYSKLQKMSSQQARGVEQPVNPINRNPKQVPFAALLPTLISQLDKDRAMQLRTLYSRLKKNEIPKEGFTRHVKEIVGDQMLRMAVSKLQQVGLNQGKMGIQAPTEINNKKSESDPRGVVLLNQLPPSTGSSVPVQGFTNHPQHNQMQRPPSSFPMYTSSGSFHSFPGPSTNVSGSSLRPHLHDSHMRHVALNQAVGSTGLGAPSQSTTNMMTAPKFERPASVNDPSRVQGGATSHFQNSSSLPLNSVPSQGSSLSHVKQESVEQSFEQNKAAPGTSKEDLEKESCRMVLSAPSNIDANTSMNARGPLGTSQAGFNARMPPKKPTVGQKKPLETLGSSPPPPSKKQKVVQNSMDQSIEQLNDVTAVSGVNLREEEEQLFSGGKEDSRVSEASRRVVHEEEERLILQKSPLHKMLAEIMAKVGLKQISNDVERCLSLCVEERMRGLLSHIIRLSKQRVDTEKSRHRTFITSDIRLQINEMNHKMKEEWEKKQAEAEKLKKSSESEEGDGGVDSEKEKEDNRSKGLKFGYVKGK; this is encoded by the exons atggaTCCTTCAATTTTCAAGCTCCTCGAAGAAGACGAG GATGAATCGATGCATTCGGGAGCTGATGTAGACGCCTTCCAGGCCGCTCTTAATCGAGATATTGAAGGTTCCGCTTCACTCCCCACTG TGCAAGGCAACAGCCAGTCTCCCACTGAACAGTTTACCACATGGACTAATGGTATCCGAGATTCTACTATCAATCTCCATACCCAGATGAAGGAGCAACTACAAGGATCACGTGTAGAAAATCAACACCAACGCGCAGATGAATCTCATTCGCAAGACCTCCTCCACCAAGCAGGTCAGCGCTGGGAGAATCCTTCACAGGTGCCCCACCCAACGGAAAAGAATCTTACTGGTAATCAAGTGAGTGAATCTCAGTATTCAAAGCTGCAAAAGATGAGTAGCCAACAAGCTCGCGGTGTGGAACAGCCTGTTAACCCTATCAACCGCAACCCTAAGCAAGTTCCATTTGCTGCTTTGCTTCCTACCTTAATATCCCAACTCGATAAAGACAGAGCTATGCAGCTCCGTACCCTTTATTCTAGACTTAAA AAAAATGAAATCCCCAAAGAGGGGTTCACACGACATGTGAAGGAGATTGTAGGTGATCAGATGCTTAGGATGGCAGTTAGTAAACTACAGCAG GTGGGTTTAAACCAGGGAAAAATGGGAATTCAAGCTCCTACtg aaatcaataataaaaaatctGAGTCTGATCCTCGTGGAGTCGTCCTCCTTAACCAACTTCCGCCGTCAACAGGCAGTTCAGTTCCTGTGCAGGGATTTACAAATCATCCTCAGCATAACCAGATGCAGCGCCCACCAAGTTCGTTTCCTATGTATACCAGCTCTGGTAGTTTTCACTCATTCCCGGGTCCAAGCACCAATGTTTCTGGTTCCTCGTTGAGACCACACCTTCATGATTCCCATATGAGACATGTGGCACTTAACCAGGCCGTGGGATCAACTGGTCTTGGAGCACCTTCCCAGTCTACCACAAACATGATGACTGCGCCCAAGTTTGAGAGACCAGCTTCTGTAAATGATCCTAGTAGGGTTCAAGGCGGCGCTACTTCACACTTCCAGAACAGCTCATCGTTGCCTCTAAATTCTGTACCTAGTCAAGGATCATCACTGTCCCATGTGAAGCAAGAATCAGTTGAACAAAGTTTTGAACAGAATAAGGCAGCCCCAGGGACTTCGAAGGAGGATTTAGAGAAGGAGTCCTGTAGAATGGTTTTATCCGCACCTAGCAATATTGACGCTAACACATCA ATGAATGCTCGTGGTCCGTTGGGTACGTCACAAGCAGGATTTAATGCTAGGATGCCACCCAAAAAGCCAACTGTCGGTCAGAAGAAACCACTGGAGACATTAGGTTCTTCACCGCCACCACCAAG CAAGAAGCAAAAAGTGGTGCAGAATTCTATGGATCAAAGTATCGAACAGCTCAATGATGTCACTGCAGTCAGTGGTGTCAATCTCAGG gaagaggaagaacaatTATTTTCCGGGGGCAAGGAGGATAGTCGTGTTTCTGAAGCATCTCGTAGAGTTGTGCACGAAGAGGAAGAAAGATTAATTTTGCAGAAAAGTCCACTGCATAAAATGCTGGCAGAAATAA TGGCGAAAGTTGGGCTAAAGCAAATAAGCAATGATGTTGAACGGTGCTTGTCTTTG TGTGTGGAGGAAAGGATGCGAGGACTATTATCTCATATCATTCGGTTGTCAAAGCAG CGGGTTGATACTGAGAAATCTAGACACCGGACCTTTATCACGTCTGATATTCGGCTACAAATCAACGAAATGAACCACAAAATGAAAGAGGAATGGGAAAAGAAACAGGCTGAAGCAGAAAAACTTAAGAAATCAAGCGAG
- the LOC103827991 gene encoding protein SYM1: MNIIALSKRLYSPPFSGYRSLHGGINDALSKTVFSGPIMGRSVHHLRKAGRFVIPRVLFVSRNLSTNVSSSKQPAFLRWYLKKVESHPFITKSVTTSLIYMAADLTSQMITMKPSGSYDLIRTARMASFGLIFLGPSQHLWFSYLSRILPKRDVLTTVKKIMMGQALFGPFSNTVFYSYNAALQGENSEEILARLKRDLLPTLKNGLLYWPVCDFVTFKYVPVHLQPLMNSSCAYIWTIYLTYMANQTKADS, translated from the exons ATGAACATCATTGCCTTGAGCAAACGTCTATACTCGCCTCCATTCTCCGGTTACCGTTCTCTGCACGGAGGAATCAACGATGCGCTCTCAAAAACTGTGTTCTCGGGTCCGATCATGGGACGATCCGTTCACCACCTCCGCAAGGCCGGGAGGTTCGTAATCCCTCGTGTCTTGTTCGTGTCGCGAAACCTATCGACGAATGTTTCTTCTTCGAAACAACCAGCGTTTCTACGGTGGTATTTGAAAAAAGTGGAGTCGCACCCTTTCATCACTAAGAGTGTTACTACTTCCCTCATTTATATGGCCGCCGATCTCACTTCTCAG ATGATCACGATGAAGCCATCTGGTTCTTATGACCTGATAAGAACAGCCAGAATGGCTAGCTTTGGGTTGATATTTCTCGGGCCGTCACAGCATCTTTGGTTCAGTTATCTTTCTAGAATACTGCCAAAGCGTGATGTGTTGACAACcgttaagaaaataatgatggGGCAGGCTCTTTTCGGACCTTTTAGCAACACGGTCTTCTATTCCTATAATGCTGCTTTACAAG GTGAAAATTCTGAGGAAATTTTGGCAAGATTGAAGCGGGATCTTCTGCCTACATTGAAAAATGGACTTTTGTATTGGCCAGTCTGTGATTTTGTGACATTCAAGTATGTGCCCGTTCATCTCCAG CCATTGATGAATAGCTCGTGTGCATATATATGGACGATATATTTGACGTATATGGCAAACCAGACGAAAGCAGACAGCTGA
- the LOC103827990 gene encoding uncharacterized protein LOC103827990: protein MTGLRWREWWNTMAFPTRRIWNRFTVRVGLRHSGLLRLQNDVSSCEYEDIHIMWNLLHKIEEPTPTRVARIKQRKKACWNLFGSYLCQRF from the exons ATGACCGGCCTCAGATGGAGAGAATGGTGGAACACGATGGCGTTCCCCACCCGGCGAATCTGGAATCGTTTCACCGTTCGCGTTGGATTACGCCACAGTG GACTCTTGAGGTTACAAAACGACGTGAGTTCTTGCGAGTACGAAGACATACACATTATGTGGAATCTGTTGCACAAGATTGAAGAACCGACACCGACACGTGTTGCACGAATCAAACAAAGGAAGAAAGCTTGTTGGAATCTCTTCGGTTCATATCTTTGCCAAAGATTCTGA